A DNA window from Micromonospora inyonensis contains the following coding sequences:
- a CDS encoding amidase: protein MTELVETSLNRCAQIERHVQAFAHIDAAQARSRAAELDAMLDAGHQPRSPLFGIPLAVKDVIDVAGMPTRAGSRLFSGAPEADHDAAVVRTLRAAGAVLIGKTHTHEMAMGTVTPTTRNPHDLTRIAGGSSGGSAAAVAAGEVLGALGTDTGGSIRIPAALCGVAGLKPLTHSVDMAGQIPLSPIADSCGPLAANVRDLSVLWSAMSGRPATAVDVDRLGILSPADLGDVESAVGIAYEQLGESLARHSRVSSVTVQVPAFDEWYPVRLVPLFADAYQAHRAAGWYPAGRGLYSRGLRAVLDAAAKHTAADLLAAWKTLTRLTERLMAAFSVCDALVLPTVPTTAPLRTAVADDSRPRSELTGASRQLTRFCAPVNWSPLAAVTVPFGTDERGLPVGMQCVALDEERALSAARLVEGLAGTY, encoded by the coding sequence GTGACCGAACTCGTGGAGACCTCGCTCAACCGTTGCGCGCAAATCGAGCGGCACGTCCAGGCGTTCGCCCACATCGACGCGGCGCAGGCCAGGTCGCGAGCAGCCGAACTCGACGCCATGCTGGACGCCGGGCACCAGCCCCGCTCACCGCTGTTCGGTATCCCCCTCGCCGTCAAGGACGTCATCGATGTGGCGGGGATGCCGACCCGAGCAGGGTCGCGTCTGTTCAGCGGCGCACCGGAAGCGGATCACGACGCGGCGGTGGTACGTACGCTGCGTGCCGCCGGAGCGGTCCTGATCGGCAAGACGCACACCCACGAGATGGCCATGGGAACGGTCACGCCGACGACGCGTAATCCCCACGACCTGACCCGCATCGCGGGCGGTTCCAGCGGAGGGTCCGCAGCCGCGGTCGCCGCCGGGGAAGTCCTGGGAGCACTGGGCACCGACACCGGTGGATCGATCCGGATCCCGGCAGCGCTCTGCGGCGTCGCCGGCCTGAAGCCGCTTACCCACTCGGTCGACATGGCCGGCCAGATCCCGCTGTCGCCGATAGCCGACTCGTGCGGTCCCCTGGCGGCGAACGTGCGGGACCTGTCAGTCCTCTGGTCCGCCATGTCGGGACGACCGGCGACCGCCGTCGACGTGGACCGCCTCGGCATCCTGTCCCCGGCGGACCTCGGCGACGTGGAGTCCGCGGTCGGCATCGCCTACGAGCAACTCGGCGAGAGCCTGGCGCGGCACAGCCGGGTGTCGTCGGTAACGGTCCAGGTCCCGGCCTTCGACGAGTGGTATCCCGTCCGGCTGGTCCCGCTCTTCGCTGATGCCTACCAGGCTCACCGCGCAGCCGGCTGGTATCCGGCGGGACGGGGACTGTACAGCCGTGGCCTCAGGGCCGTTCTCGACGCGGCGGCGAAGCACACCGCGGCTGACCTGCTGGCTGCGTGGAAGACCCTCACGCGCCTGACCGAGCGTCTGATGGCGGCCTTCTCGGTGTGTGACGCGCTCGTGCTGCCGACCGTCCCGACGACAGCACCGTTACGTACCGCCGTCGCCGACGACTCGCGTCCGCGCTCCGAACTCACCGGTGCCAGCCGCCAACTGACCCGCTTCTGCGCGCCCGTCAACTGGTCCCCGCTGGCCGCGGTCACGGTTCCCTTCGGAACCGACGAGCGAGGACTCCCGGTCGGGATGCAGTGCGTGGCCCTGGACGAGGAACGAGCGCTGTCCGCCGCCCGGTTGGTCGAGGGGCTGGCCGGCACGTACTGA
- a CDS encoding CoA-acylating methylmalonate-semialdehyde dehydrogenase, whose translation MSDPNKPTIGHWINGSRVISETARRAAVFDPALGEAAKEVVLADATETAAAVEAARRAFEEWSQLSAARRQTVVFRFRELLNSRKEELARIITGEHGKAVSDAAAEVQRGLEVVDLATAFPYLTSGRYAQNVSTGVDVHSVRQPLGVVAVISPFNFPAMVPLWFTPIAIAVGNTVVLKPSERVPSAAIWLAELWKAAGLPDGVFNVLQGDRVAVETLLDHPDVQAVSFVGSTPVARSIYESAARVGKRVQAFGGAKNHMLVLADADLDAAADQAVSGGFGSAGERCMAISVVLAEESIADELNTRIQERAARLRVGDGRTDPDMGPLITSQHRDRVASYIDIAERDGADVLLDGRHCRVDGHENGFWLGPTLLDRVPTTSKAYEDEIFGPVLAVVRVKDLDEGLRLINSSQFGNGTAIFTNDGRAARRFEREVQVGMVGVNVPVPVPVAYFAFGGWKDSLLGDAPAYGPEGFAFFTRQKAVTSRWVTSTRGPLSMGFPEND comes from the coding sequence GTGAGTGACCCGAACAAGCCGACGATCGGACATTGGATCAACGGAAGTCGAGTGATCAGCGAAACCGCGCGCCGGGCGGCCGTCTTCGACCCCGCGCTCGGCGAGGCTGCGAAAGAGGTGGTTCTGGCCGACGCCACCGAGACCGCCGCCGCGGTCGAGGCGGCCAGGCGCGCCTTCGAGGAATGGTCTCAGCTCTCGGCCGCCAGACGGCAGACGGTGGTCTTCCGGTTCCGCGAGCTGCTGAACAGCCGTAAGGAGGAACTCGCGCGGATCATCACCGGTGAGCACGGCAAGGCCGTGTCCGACGCGGCGGCCGAGGTGCAGCGCGGACTTGAGGTCGTCGACCTCGCGACAGCGTTCCCATACCTGACCAGCGGACGTTACGCACAGAACGTGTCCACCGGCGTCGATGTGCATTCCGTGCGGCAACCACTCGGTGTGGTTGCCGTGATCAGCCCGTTCAACTTCCCGGCGATGGTACCCCTGTGGTTCACCCCCATCGCGATCGCCGTCGGCAACACGGTGGTACTCAAGCCGAGTGAGCGGGTGCCGTCGGCTGCGATCTGGCTGGCCGAGCTCTGGAAAGCCGCCGGGCTCCCCGACGGGGTGTTCAACGTACTCCAGGGCGACCGCGTCGCTGTCGAAACCCTGCTGGACCACCCAGACGTACAGGCGGTATCGTTCGTCGGGTCGACGCCGGTAGCGCGTTCGATCTACGAGTCCGCGGCCCGGGTCGGCAAGCGCGTCCAGGCCTTCGGTGGCGCAAAGAACCACATGCTCGTGCTTGCTGACGCCGACCTCGACGCAGCCGCGGACCAGGCGGTGTCCGGTGGATTCGGATCGGCCGGAGAAAGATGCATGGCCATCTCGGTCGTCCTTGCCGAGGAGTCGATCGCCGACGAGCTGAACACGCGGATCCAGGAGCGGGCCGCGAGGCTACGCGTCGGCGACGGCCGCACCGACCCCGACATGGGCCCGCTGATCACCAGCCAACACCGGGACCGGGTGGCCAGCTATATCGACATCGCCGAACGCGACGGCGCCGACGTGCTGCTGGACGGTCGCCACTGCCGGGTGGACGGCCACGAGAACGGTTTCTGGCTCGGCCCCACGCTCCTGGACCGGGTTCCGACGACCTCGAAGGCGTACGAGGACGAGATCTTCGGCCCCGTGCTCGCGGTGGTCCGCGTGAAGGACCTCGACGAAGGTCTGCGTCTCATCAACTCCAGCCAGTTCGGAAACGGAACGGCCATCTTCACCAACGACGGCCGCGCCGCCCGACGCTTCGAACGCGAGGTTCAGGTGGGAATGGTCGGGGTGAACGTCCCGGTTCCCGTACCCGTCGCCTACTTCGCCTTCGGCGGTTGGAAGGACTCACTTCTCGGTGATGCTCCCGCCTACGGTCCGGAAGGGTTCGCGTTCTTCACCCGTCAGAAGGCGGTCACCTCACGGTGGGTCACCTCGACACGTGGCCCGCTGAGCATGGGGTTCCCCGAGAACGACTGA
- a CDS encoding amino acid ABC transporter permease has product MDLYVRLVTEALPVTIVVSAAAWLLGTVLGTGLGLAGLSRRRWLRETQFFVSTVLRSLPELLAIYLLFYGITAHGVELTPFTATVLALGVTQAGFWAESVRAGVQVVGPRQFEAAYSLGLTASQTYRKVIFPQLVSALTSPSLNMFVALTKLTAIAAAVGLPELLHTGRSVMDRTYDVLPVVVALAVTYLMLTVPLTFLVKAAEDRWRRRTARQTMPLFS; this is encoded by the coding sequence ATGGACCTGTACGTTCGCCTCGTCACCGAGGCGCTGCCGGTGACGATCGTCGTGAGCGCAGCGGCCTGGCTGCTGGGGACCGTCCTCGGCACCGGGCTCGGGTTGGCCGGCCTCAGCCGGCGTCGCTGGCTGCGGGAGACACAGTTCTTCGTCAGCACCGTTTTGCGTAGCCTGCCGGAGCTGCTGGCGATCTACCTGCTGTTCTACGGCATCACCGCGCACGGGGTCGAGTTGACCCCGTTCACGGCGACCGTCCTCGCGCTGGGCGTCACCCAGGCCGGCTTCTGGGCCGAGTCCGTCCGGGCGGGCGTCCAGGTGGTGGGCCCGCGCCAGTTCGAGGCGGCCTACTCGCTCGGGTTGACAGCCAGCCAGACGTACCGGAAGGTGATCTTCCCTCAGTTGGTGTCGGCGCTGACCTCGCCCAGCCTGAACATGTTCGTCGCGCTGACCAAGCTGACCGCGATCGCCGCCGCGGTGGGCCTGCCCGAACTGCTGCACACCGGCCGCTCGGTGATGGACCGCACGTACGACGTGCTGCCGGTGGTAGTCGCGCTGGCCGTCACTTACTTGATGCTCACCGTCCCGTTGACCTTCTTGGTCAAGGCGGCCGAGGACCGGTGGCGCAGGCGTACGGCCCGGCAGACCATGCCGCTGTTCTCTTAG
- a CDS encoding amino acid ABC transporter permease, giving the protein MAEWLDFLLEGLWTTLHLVALSTVLTIVVAVPLAVARISPRRWVRWLSGTFVEVFRSIPLPVLLAALYFGFGPTLSGLGLDAFKLAVIAIVLNEAAYVAEVLKGLLQSVPIGQWQAAASLGMRRWQALRLVVLPRIRRPSVPHAVNGFIYIVKGSALASIITVPELTLHANQLMIETFRPLEVYALVGVIYLAINIPVSYLARLAEGGSGQRRRRSRADRARPAAGPVATGVGG; this is encoded by the coding sequence ATGGCTGAATGGCTCGACTTCCTGCTGGAAGGTCTGTGGACAACCCTCCACCTGGTCGCACTGAGCACGGTGCTGACCATTGTCGTCGCCGTACCGCTCGCCGTGGCGCGGATCAGCCCGCGCCGGTGGGTCCGCTGGCTGTCCGGGACCTTCGTCGAGGTGTTCCGCAGCATCCCACTGCCGGTGCTCCTGGCGGCGCTGTACTTCGGGTTCGGCCCCACCCTCTCGGGGCTCGGTCTGGACGCCTTCAAGCTGGCGGTGATCGCCATCGTCCTCAACGAGGCGGCGTACGTCGCCGAGGTCCTCAAGGGCCTGCTGCAGTCCGTACCCATCGGACAGTGGCAGGCGGCGGCGAGCCTCGGGATGCGGCGCTGGCAGGCACTGCGCCTGGTGGTCCTGCCCCGGATCCGGCGGCCGTCCGTGCCGCACGCCGTCAATGGATTCATTTACATCGTCAAGGGCAGCGCATTGGCCTCCATCATCACCGTTCCCGAGCTGACGCTGCACGCGAACCAGCTCATGATCGAAACGTTCCGTCCGCTCGAGGTGTACGCGCTCGTCGGCGTCATCTACCTCGCCATCAACATTCCGGTGTCTTACCTCGCGCGGCTCGCCGAGGGCGGCTCGGGCCAGCGGCGGAGGCGGTCGCGAGCGGACCGGGCACGACCCGCCGCCGGGCCGGTCGCGACAGGGGTGGGTGGCTGA
- a CDS encoding substrate-binding periplasmic protein, with the protein MRITNSVARRARRLGAVVALAGLLAVSACGGSDDEAGASDLPFDVIKPGHLTVTYSESYLPKIASGEKGTLEGYEGFLLTKVAEKYGLKLAPMPTEFASQILSVRQNRADVGTGIYYTEERAKQVFYTRPNITDRLGALTLKTTAYENVDSLKGKPIASVNGFSYNEYLFTYYGKDNVKLFPSYAEASQAVLGGQVVAFMGSTGTAPGIIKTHPELNLHTFADGDFSLPANVSKSATYEYVNCDNPGLADAIDQVYQELVDSGEWQKQLEQWGVGGAEYVPPAERPTQHCS; encoded by the coding sequence ATGAGAATCACAAACAGTGTGGCCCGCCGCGCGCGGCGGCTGGGCGCCGTGGTCGCGCTCGCCGGGTTGCTGGCGGTGTCGGCCTGCGGCGGATCCGACGACGAGGCCGGCGCGAGCGACCTGCCGTTCGACGTGATCAAACCCGGCCACCTCACGGTCACCTACTCCGAGAGCTACCTGCCGAAGATCGCCTCCGGCGAGAAGGGCACGCTTGAGGGGTACGAAGGCTTTCTGCTCACCAAGGTCGCCGAGAAGTACGGTCTGAAGCTGGCCCCGATGCCCACCGAGTTCGCCTCGCAGATCCTGTCCGTCCGGCAGAACCGGGCGGACGTCGGCACCGGGATCTACTACACCGAGGAGCGGGCCAAGCAGGTCTTCTACACCCGGCCGAACATCACCGACCGGCTCGGTGCGCTGACCCTCAAGACCACGGCGTACGAGAACGTGGACAGCCTCAAGGGCAAGCCGATCGCCTCGGTGAACGGCTTCTCATACAACGAGTACCTCTTCACCTACTACGGGAAGGACAACGTCAAGCTCTTCCCGTCGTACGCCGAGGCGTCCCAGGCGGTGCTGGGTGGCCAGGTGGTGGCCTTCATGGGCTCGACCGGGACGGCACCCGGGATCATCAAGACGCACCCGGAGCTGAACCTGCACACCTTCGCCGACGGTGACTTCTCGCTGCCCGCGAACGTGTCGAAGTCCGCCACCTACGAGTACGTCAACTGCGACAACCCCGGCCTGGCCGACGCGATCGACCAGGTCTACCAGGAACTGGTCGACTCCGGGGAGTGGCAGAAGCAGCTCGAGCAGTGGGGTGTCGGCGGTGCCGAGTACGTGCCCCCGGCCGAGCGTCCGACCCAGCACTGCTCCTGA
- a CDS encoding amino acid ABC transporter ATP-binding protein, with protein MEQRQAVVTLKGIRKSYGSFVALKNVSLSVDAGETVCIIGPSGSGKSTLLRCCNLLELPDAGTLDVGGTGYFPLAPRAKARSESLRRLRTRTAMVFQSFELFPHLSAIDNVALAPIQVRGMSRATANETARSLLERVGLRDFTSARPSTLSGGQAQRVSIARALAMEPEVLLFDEPTSALDPEMVGEVLEIMRELALSGATMLVVTHEMRFAREVATRVVVMDHGQIVETGTPDDVFERPRHVRTQRFLQALSRSGYAV; from the coding sequence ATGGAGCAGAGGCAGGCGGTCGTCACCCTCAAGGGGATCCGCAAGTCGTACGGGTCGTTCGTCGCCCTGAAGAACGTATCCCTGTCGGTCGACGCGGGCGAGACCGTGTGCATCATCGGCCCCAGCGGATCCGGCAAGTCCACGCTGCTGCGCTGCTGCAACCTGCTCGAACTGCCCGACGCCGGGACACTCGACGTCGGCGGGACGGGGTACTTCCCACTGGCGCCGAGGGCAAAGGCCCGCTCCGAGTCGCTCCGCAGGCTGCGCACCCGTACGGCGATGGTGTTCCAGAGCTTCGAGCTGTTCCCGCATCTGTCCGCCATCGACAATGTCGCGCTGGCCCCGATCCAGGTCCGGGGGATGAGCCGGGCGACGGCCAACGAGACCGCCCGGTCGCTGCTCGAACGGGTCGGCCTGCGCGACTTCACCTCGGCCCGGCCCTCGACGCTCTCTGGTGGTCAGGCGCAGCGGGTCTCGATCGCCCGTGCGCTGGCCATGGAACCGGAGGTGCTGCTCTTCGACGAACCCACCTCGGCGTTGGATCCAGAGATGGTGGGCGAGGTGCTGGAGATCATGCGCGAGTTGGCGCTGTCCGGGGCGACCATGCTGGTCGTCACGCACGAGATGCGCTTCGCCCGCGAGGTGGCAACCCGGGTGGTGGTCATGGACCACGGACAGATCGTCGAGACCGGCACCCCGGACGACGTCTTCGAACGCCCACGACACGTTCGGACCCAGCGGTTCCTCCAGGCGTTGTCGCGCTCGGGCTATGCGGTCTGA
- a CDS encoding cupin domain-containing protein, which yields MVGSTVDDVGRDLAVFRRVTADLRPSGNEIFEGGRVVSCDVGQIAASVTAMQTTPVRSALVRFDPGARTRLHTHAGDQILIVTEGQGHVGRPGRNLRVEVGDVVVVPAGLLHYHGAGRDMPMAHLTVLFGVGTELADGHPHWPPAEGEDS from the coding sequence ATGGTGGGATCGACGGTCGACGACGTGGGCCGGGATCTGGCGGTCTTCCGCCGCGTCACCGCGGATCTGCGTCCGAGCGGCAACGAGATCTTCGAAGGTGGCCGGGTCGTCTCCTGCGACGTCGGCCAGATCGCCGCATCCGTCACGGCGATGCAGACGACGCCGGTCCGATCGGCCCTCGTACGTTTCGATCCCGGTGCCCGGACCCGGCTGCACACCCATGCCGGCGACCAGATCCTGATCGTCACCGAGGGACAGGGGCACGTCGGCCGGCCGGGCCGGAACCTCCGGGTGGAGGTCGGCGACGTCGTTGTCGTACCTGCCGGCCTCCTGCACTACCACGGCGCCGGCCGGGACATGCCCATGGCGCACCTGACGGTGCTCTTCGGAGTGGGCACCGAGCTGGCCGACGGACACCCGCACTGGCCACCGGCCGAAGGAGAAGACTCGTGA
- a CDS encoding flavin reductase: MNDPLLFRRTMGRFPTGVTVVTTRDADGRPWGMTANSFTSVSLTPPLISLCIDRRAGSFSAFSGCRTFGVSILGEHQRDLAVRFATPLDDKFTGLATLEEHPGAILMSGSAATLVCSVHTRVDIGDHVMLVGAVQECTLGPSGPLGYCDGSFFTTNGGTAPDGVDTPLGATRPGRQILVGWLVEYESRILLSRDRATSTWRLPVGPLQAGPTMSEALIGTSRALMGQVIEPEFLYSAIDLSKSETCHVYRARPSVLPRQTPDLRLFAEGDIPWADLSHSSMEVILRRYFDERVSDRFGIFLNLGAGRIAKIEHESPWTDDHAGEYERSAS; encoded by the coding sequence GTGAACGACCCCCTACTCTTCCGGCGCACCATGGGCCGCTTCCCCACCGGCGTCACGGTCGTCACCACCCGCGACGCCGACGGGCGGCCGTGGGGCATGACCGCGAACTCGTTCACGTCGGTTTCGCTGACCCCGCCGCTAATCTCACTCTGCATCGACCGGAGGGCCGGCAGTTTCTCCGCTTTCTCGGGCTGCCGGACGTTCGGCGTCAGCATCCTCGGCGAGCACCAACGGGATCTCGCGGTCCGGTTCGCCACGCCGCTCGACGACAAGTTCACCGGGCTCGCCACCCTGGAGGAGCACCCCGGCGCGATCCTGATGTCCGGATCGGCCGCCACCCTCGTCTGTTCCGTGCACACCCGGGTCGACATCGGCGACCATGTCATGCTCGTCGGCGCGGTGCAGGAGTGCACACTCGGACCGAGCGGGCCGCTCGGCTACTGCGACGGCTCCTTCTTCACCACCAACGGCGGCACCGCCCCCGACGGCGTCGACACACCACTGGGCGCGACGCGGCCGGGCCGGCAGATCCTCGTCGGTTGGCTCGTCGAGTACGAGTCCCGGATCCTGCTGTCCCGGGACAGGGCCACCAGCACGTGGCGCCTGCCGGTGGGGCCGCTGCAGGCCGGTCCGACCATGTCCGAGGCCCTGATCGGTACGTCCCGCGCCCTGATGGGTCAGGTCATCGAGCCGGAGTTCCTCTACTCGGCGATCGACCTCAGCAAGTCGGAGACCTGCCACGTCTACCGGGCCCGGCCGAGCGTCCTGCCCCGGCAGACGCCGGACCTGCGCCTGTTCGCCGAGGGCGACATCCCGTGGGCCGACCTGTCCCACTCGTCGATGGAGGTGATCCTCCGCCGGTACTTCGACGAACGGGTCAGCGACCGCTTCGGCATCTTCCTGAACCTGGGCGCCGGCCGCATCGCCAAGATCGAGCACGAATCCCCGTGGACCGACGACCACGCCGGGGAGTACGAGCGCTCCGCATCGTAG
- a CDS encoding LLM class flavin-dependent oxidoreductase: MDLGLFLSYQANNDEQYSGIYDRMLAYAVAADRAGFSRIWVPEHHLVQFMPAPSALIQAAAIAQHVKCRVGTAVVVLPYHAPIQLAAEVAATDHLVDGRLDFGVARGAYKYEFDVFGIDFASSLPRFIEVLDSVRALWLNDETGTTFKGEYVDFEDAYVWPRPRQLPHPPIWLGAQAPAAVEDAAARGYHVLNSLFIWDDAHASKVVEAFKRGQAKAGLTGQTQLGLTRYAFVVDDEAEVEHRLREILEGWRIHRQLHDFTQNADPRGVVRPVTGPDEPSLDDLRRVLLVGTPDQVREKLRFYRDAGVDILNLNLTFGAPQDLTLRSIELFGEIAASLAEAGAAV; the protein is encoded by the coding sequence ATGGACCTCGGACTCTTCCTTTCGTACCAGGCAAACAACGACGAGCAGTATTCGGGAATCTACGACCGGATGCTGGCGTACGCCGTCGCGGCGGACCGTGCCGGCTTCTCCCGCATCTGGGTCCCGGAGCACCATCTGGTCCAGTTCATGCCGGCCCCCTCGGCGCTGATCCAGGCCGCCGCCATCGCCCAGCACGTCAAGTGCCGGGTGGGCACGGCGGTGGTGGTGCTGCCGTACCACGCGCCGATCCAGCTCGCCGCCGAGGTCGCGGCAACCGACCACCTCGTCGACGGGCGGCTGGACTTCGGGGTGGCGCGTGGTGCGTACAAGTACGAGTTCGACGTCTTCGGCATCGACTTCGCCAGCAGCCTGCCCCGCTTCATCGAGGTGCTGGACTCGGTGCGCGCGCTCTGGCTCAACGACGAGACCGGCACCACGTTCAAGGGCGAGTACGTCGACTTCGAGGACGCGTACGTCTGGCCGCGCCCCCGCCAGCTCCCCCACCCGCCGATCTGGCTCGGCGCCCAGGCCCCCGCAGCCGTCGAGGACGCCGCCGCTCGGGGCTACCACGTTCTCAACTCACTGTTCATCTGGGACGACGCCCACGCGTCGAAGGTCGTCGAGGCCTTCAAGCGCGGGCAGGCGAAGGCGGGCCTGACCGGCCAGACCCAGCTCGGCCTGACCCGGTACGCCTTCGTCGTCGACGACGAGGCCGAGGTCGAGCACCGGCTCCGGGAGATCCTCGAGGGCTGGCGCATCCACCGGCAGCTGCACGACTTCACCCAGAACGCCGACCCGCGCGGGGTGGTCCGGCCGGTGACCGGCCCGGACGAACCGAGCCTGGACGACCTGCGCCGGGTCCTGCTGGTGGGCACCCCTGACCAGGTACGGGAGAAGCTGCGGTTCTACCGCGACGCCGGGGTCGACATCCTCAACCTGAACCTGACCTTCGGTGCCCCGCAGGACCTGACCCTGCGGTCGATCGAGCTGTTCGGGGAGATCGCCGCATCGCTGGCCGAGGCCGGGGCGGCGGTCTGA